The following proteins are co-located in the Rattus norvegicus strain BN/NHsdMcwi chromosome X, GRCr8, whole genome shotgun sequence genome:
- the Ndufb4l4 gene encoding NADH dehydrogenase [ubiquinone] 1 beta subcomplex subunit 4-like, with protein MSFSKYKPAPLAALPSTLDSVEYDVSPETRKAQVECMSIRAWLKREYLLQYNDPKRQTHIEDPALIRWTYARSANVYPNFRPTPKNSLLGAVAGLGPLIFWYYVIKTDRDKKERLIQEGKLDRKFSISY; from the coding sequence ATGTCGTTTTCCAAGTATAAGCCTGCACCCCTGGCCGCTCTCCCCAGTACCCTCGACTCTGTGGAGTATGACGTGTCTCCGGAGACCCGAAAGGCGCAGGTCGAGTGCATGAGCATAAGGGCCTGGCTTAAACGGGAGTATCTGCTTCAGTACAACGACCCCAAACGCCAAACGCACATCGAGGATCCTGCCTTGATTCGTTGGACCTATGCAAGATCAGCAAATGTTTATCCTAATTTCAGACCCACTCCCAAGAACTCACTTTTAGGAGCAGTGGCAGGTTTAGGGCCTCTCATCTTCTGGTATTACGTTATCAAAACAGACAGGGACAAAAAGGAAAGACTTATCCAGGAAGGAAAACTGGACAGAAAATTTAGCATCTCCTACTAA